The Bacillota bacterium nucleotide sequence GTTACATACGGTCTCGAGGACGGGGCGCAGTTTGCGGCCCGCGACATCGAGATGACCGCCCGCGGCAACTCGTTCACGCTCGTTTGGCCCGGTGGGTCGGCCCGGTTCGCGATGAGGCTTGCGGGCAGGTTCAACGTGTACAATACGCTGGCGGCCGTCGCCGCCGCCTGGGTCGAGGGGATCGACCCACTCGACGCGCGGGAGGCGCTGCAGCGTCACCGCGGCGTCGCGGGCCGGTTCGAGCTGGTCGACGAGGGCCAGGAGTTCGCGGTGGCGGTGGACTACGCCCATACCCCGGACGGCCTTCGCAACATCCTCGAAGCGGCGCGGGGCGTGACCAGGGGCCGGCTGATATGTGTATTCGGGTGCGGCGGCGACCGCGACAGGAAGAAGCGGCCCATAATGGGGGAGATCGCGGCGCGCCTGGCCGACTTTTGCGTGATCACGTCCGACAACCCGAGGAGCGAGGACCCGTCGGCCGTAATAGCGGAGATCGAGCCGGGGGTCAGGCGCGGCGGTAAAGGCGCGGGCGGTTACGCTGTCGAGCCGGACAGGAAGGCCGCCATCGAACTTGCCGTGGGGATGGCGCGGCCCGGGGACATCGTCGTGATCGCGGGGAAAGGGCATGAGACTTACCAGATATTCAGGGACAGGACCATTTACTTCGACGACAGGGAGATCGCCAGGGAGGCGTTGAGGGTGAGGACGCTCGGAGGACCCGGCGCTCGATGAGGTTTTCGGCCCGCGATGTGGAACGGGCTTGCGCGGGAAGGCTCCTGTCGGGAGACCCGGCCATCGTGTTCTCTGGTGTGGCCACCGACAGCAGGCAGGCCTTACCGGGGGACCTGTTTTTCGCGTTGAAGGGCGAAAGGCGCGACGGGCACGAGTTCGTGGGGGATGCGCTGCGCGCCGGGGCGGCGGGGGCCGTGGTGAGCAGGCCGGTTACGGTCCCGGCCGCGCACGGCGGCGCATACGCGATCATCCAGGTTGAGGACGCGCTGAAGGCCCTTGGAATGCTGGCCGCGGAGCACAGGAGTCGCTTCGGCGGCCTGGTCGTGGGCGTCACCGGCAGCGTGGGCAAGACCAGCACGAAGGAAATGATAGCGTCGGTCCTGTCGACCCGGTTCAGCGTGCTGAAGCCCGAGGGGAACATGAATACGGAGATCGGAGTGCCTCTGACCGCGTTCCGCCTGTCCGGTGAATACGACGCGGCCGTGTTCGAGCTCGCCATGAGGCTGCGCGGAGAGATCGCGTGGCTGGCCGGGATCGTTCGGCCGCGCATCGGCGTCATAACCAACATAAGCGAAACCCACCTCGAGCGCCTGGGCACGAGGGAGAACATCGCCCTCGCCAAGGCCGAGCTGCTCGAGGCATTGCCGCCCGATGGCTGCGCGGTCCTTAACGGCGACAATGAGTGGATACGCAAGGTCAGCGCGCGGGCGAATTGCGACAGGGTGTTCTACGGAATGGGCACGGGGTCCGACGTCAGCGCGACGGACGTGAGTGTATCCATCGAGGGGACCCGGTTCACGCTGAGGTCTCCGGCGGGCGCCGCCGAGTGCTTCATCCCGGTCCCGGGCGAGCACCATGTGTACAACGCGCTCGCGGCCGCGTGCGTCGGCCTGCGGGCGGACCTGTCGCTCGACGAAGTCCGTGAAGGGCTGGCGGCGTTCAAGCCGGCCGGCATGAGGACGGAGATAAGGTCGGCGCGCGGCGTTACGGTGATCAACGACGCGTACAATGCCAGTCCGGTGTCCACCCGCGCGGCCCTGGCCGTCCTGGCCACCGTGGCCGGGGGGCGCAGGGTGGCGGTACTCGGGAACATGCTTGAACTGGGCGACTACACGGTTGAGGGGCATCGCGAGACGGGTAGGGCTGTTCGCTCCATGGGGATCGACGCCCTGGTCGCCGTGGGTAGCCTCGCGGGCGATACCGCGATGGGCGCGCTCGAGGCGGGGATGCCGCCCGAAGACGTTCGCTGGTGCTCGTCAAACCGCGACGCCGTGTCAATACTCAAGTCGATGCTGAAGCCGGGCGATACCGTGCTGGTCAAGGGTTCGAGGGGAGCCAGGATGGAAGAGGTCGTCAACGGGCTCCTGGAGGGTTAGACTTTGCGGTACCTGGCCGCTTTCTCCGTGTCGCTGGTGCTGGCGCTGCTCCTGGGCCCAGTCCTGATACCGTTCCTGGGGAGGCTGAAGCTCGGACAGAGGATCAGGGCGGACGGCCCGAAGGCGCACCTGGCCAAGGCGGGGACGCCGACCATGGGAGGAGTCATCTTCCTGGCGGCGGTGACCGCCTCTGTGTTGGCGGTGCTGGGACCCGCGGCCGGCCTGGGCGAAGGTGGGTGGCGACCGGTTGCCCAGGATGCGCTCCCACCGCTCGTGGCGCTCGCGGTGACGCTCGGTTTCGCGGGCATCGGGTTTATAGACGACCTGCTGAAGGTCGTGTTCTCCAGGTCCCTTGGAATGCGGGCGAGGGATAAGCTGTTCGGCCAGATCCTGCTGGGGCTGCTGCTCGGGCTGGCGGCTGAGAGGTGGGCGGGCCTGGGGACGTCGGTCAGGGTCCCGTTCACGGCGATAATGATCGATCTCGGACCGCTTTACATGCCGTTCGTGGCGTTCATTGGGGTGGCGGAGTCAAACGCCGTGAACCTGACGGACGGCCTCGACGGGCTGGCGGCGGGCTCGTGCGCGATATCGTTCGGCGTGTACGCCGTGGTTTCCGCGCTCGGCGGCAACGACGGCATGGCGGTGTTCAGCCTGGCGGTGATGGGGTCGCTGATCGGATTCCTGAAGTACAATACCCACCCCGCGCAGGTGTTCATGGGTGACACCGGCTCGATGGGCCTGGGCGCTGCGCTCGCGTCGGTGGCTGTGCTCAGCAAGACGGAGATGTCGCTACCCCTGATCGGCGGCCTATATGTGCTGGAGACCGTTTCGGTGGTGTTGCAGGTCGCCTGGTTCCGGTTGACGGGCAAGCGGATATTCAGGATGAGCCCGTTGCACCATCACTTCGAGCTCAAGGGGTGGCCCGAGGAAATCGTGGTGGGCCGGTTCTGGCTCGTGTCGCTGTTCTTCGGGGTAGTGGGGCTCGTTGGATTACTCGTGACGGGGTTCTAGGGGAGAGACGGCGTTGTCGAGGCGAAGGAAGAAGCCGGCGGATTTCCTCATAATGTTCTCGGCCACGACGCTCCTTGCGATAGGGATCGTGATGGTGTTCAGCTCGAGCTCCGTGCGCGCGCTCCAGGACTACGGCGACATGTACTACTTTCTGAAGAAGCAGCTGATCTGGGCGGCCTTGGGCGTCCTCGCCATGGGCGTAGTCTCGGGAATAGACTACTGGCACTACCGCAGGCTGATCGCGCCGGCGTTCGTGGTGAACATGATCCTGCTGGTTCTCGTGCTGATCCCGGGCATAGGGAAAGTGTCGCACGGCGCGCGGCGGTGGATAGGGGTCGGACAGTTGGTTTTCAACCCCGCGGAGCTGATGAAACTCACCTGGGTGACGTTCATGTCGGTTTACCTGACGCGGGACAAAGACAAGATCAAACGGTTCCTGATGGGGCTCTGCCCGTACCTCGTCGCCACGGGCGCGATATTCGGGCTCATCCTGAAGGAGCCCGATCTGGGCACAGCTCTCAGCATAGCCGGGACGACATTCGTGGTCCTGTTCGCGGCGGGGGCCAGGCTTGCCCACCTGTTCGGCCTTGCGGTTGCGGCCGTGCCCGCGTTCCTGTGGGCGGCGCTGGCCGAGGAATACAGGCGCAGGCGCCTGTTCGCGTTCCTCGACCCGTGGTCCGACCCGTCGGATTCGGGGTACCACATCATCCAGGCGCTGTACGCGCTCGGCTCGGGTGGGTTGTTCGGCATGGGGCTGGGCGCCGGGCGTCAGAAGATGCTCTACCTGCCTGAAGCGCATACCGACTTCATATTCGCGATCCTTGGCGAGGAACTGGGATTCATCGGCGCAGCCACCGTTCTGGCGCTGTTCTTCCTGTTCGCGTGGAGGGGCTACCGCGTGGCCATGACCGCACCGGACACCATGAGCTGCCTGCTGGCCACGGGCGTCACCACGATTGTGACCCTGCAGGCGGTCATCAACATCGGCGTCGTAACGGCGTCGATGCCGATCACGGGAATACCGTTGCCGTTCATCAGCTTCGGCGGGTCGTCGCTCGTGCCGACGATGGCGGGTGTGGGTGTGCTGCTCAACATCTCGAGGTACTGCCAGGAGTGATGGGCTTGAGGATCGTGTTGACGGGGGGTGGCACGGGGGGCCACGTTTACCCCGCGCTCGCAGTGGCGCAAGCGCTGCGCGCGGCCGAACCCTCGGTATCCATAACCTACGTTGGGACAGGCCGTGGGATAGAG carries:
- a CDS encoding UDP-N-acetylmuramoyl-tripeptide--D-alanyl-D-alanine ligase, which encodes MRFSARDVERACAGRLLSGDPAIVFSGVATDSRQALPGDLFFALKGERRDGHEFVGDALRAGAAGAVVSRPVTVPAAHGGAYAIIQVEDALKALGMLAAEHRSRFGGLVVGVTGSVGKTSTKEMIASVLSTRFSVLKPEGNMNTEIGVPLTAFRLSGEYDAAVFELAMRLRGEIAWLAGIVRPRIGVITNISETHLERLGTRENIALAKAELLEALPPDGCAVLNGDNEWIRKVSARANCDRVFYGMGTGSDVSATDVSVSIEGTRFTLRSPAGAAECFIPVPGEHHVYNALAAACVGLRADLSLDEVREGLAAFKPAGMRTEIRSARGVTVINDAYNASPVSTRAALAVLATVAGGRRVAVLGNMLELGDYTVEGHRETGRAVRSMGIDALVAVGSLAGDTAMGALEAGMPPEDVRWCSSNRDAVSILKSMLKPGDTVLVKGSRGARMEEVVNGLLEG
- a CDS encoding phospho-N-acetylmuramoyl-pentapeptide-transferase codes for the protein MRYLAAFSVSLVLALLLGPVLIPFLGRLKLGQRIRADGPKAHLAKAGTPTMGGVIFLAAVTASVLAVLGPAAGLGEGGWRPVAQDALPPLVALAVTLGFAGIGFIDDLLKVVFSRSLGMRARDKLFGQILLGLLLGLAAERWAGLGTSVRVPFTAIMIDLGPLYMPFVAFIGVAESNAVNLTDGLDGLAAGSCAISFGVYAVVSALGGNDGMAVFSLAVMGSLIGFLKYNTHPAQVFMGDTGSMGLGAALASVAVLSKTEMSLPLIGGLYVLETVSVVLQVAWFRLTGKRIFRMSPLHHHFELKGWPEEIVVGRFWLVSLFFGVVGLVGLLVTGF
- the ftsW gene encoding putative lipid II flippase FtsW, translating into MFSATTLLAIGIVMVFSSSSVRALQDYGDMYYFLKKQLIWAALGVLAMGVVSGIDYWHYRRLIAPAFVVNMILLVLVLIPGIGKVSHGARRWIGVGQLVFNPAELMKLTWVTFMSVYLTRDKDKIKRFLMGLCPYLVATGAIFGLILKEPDLGTALSIAGTTFVVLFAAGARLAHLFGLAVAAVPAFLWAALAEEYRRRRLFAFLDPWSDPSDSGYHIIQALYALGSGGLFGMGLGAGRQKMLYLPEAHTDFIFAILGEELGFIGAATVLALFFLFAWRGYRVAMTAPDTMSCLLATGVTTIVTLQAVINIGVVTASMPITGIPLPFISFGGSSLVPTMAGVGVLLNISRYCQE